From Catenulispora sp. EB89, the proteins below share one genomic window:
- the mgrA gene encoding L-glyceraldehyde 3-phosphate reductase translates to MYTAHPDRYASMPYRRSGNSGLCLPAVSLGLWQNFGPSRPAEVQRAILRRAFDLGVTHFDLADNYGPPGGAAESALGEALRTDFAHHRDELVISTKAGYRMWDGPYGEWGSRKHLISSLDQGLGRMGIEYVDIFYSHRFDPDTPLEETMRALHTAVQQGKALYVGVSNYSAEQTREAARILGELGTPLLIHQPKYSMLDRGPEEHGLLDALGELGVGSIAFSPLEQGLLTSRYLDGVPDGSRAARDGSSLNSDRLTDELLTQLRDLNDIAKSRGQSLAQLALAWVLRGGRVTSALIGASSPEQLEDNVAAVRNLDFDADELARIDAVIKR, encoded by the coding sequence ATGTACACCGCCCACCCCGACCGCTACGCCTCCATGCCCTACCGGCGCTCCGGAAACAGCGGCCTGTGCCTGCCGGCCGTCTCGCTCGGCCTCTGGCAGAACTTCGGACCCAGCCGTCCAGCTGAGGTCCAGCGCGCCATCCTGCGCCGCGCCTTCGACCTCGGCGTCACACACTTCGACCTCGCCGACAACTACGGCCCGCCCGGCGGCGCCGCCGAATCAGCCCTCGGCGAAGCGCTGCGGACGGACTTCGCGCACCACCGGGACGAGCTGGTGATCTCGACCAAGGCCGGCTACCGGATGTGGGACGGCCCGTACGGTGAGTGGGGCTCGCGCAAGCACCTGATCTCCTCACTCGACCAGGGCTTGGGCCGGATGGGGATCGAGTACGTCGACATCTTCTACTCGCACCGCTTCGACCCCGACACGCCGCTCGAAGAGACGATGCGGGCCCTGCACACGGCCGTTCAGCAGGGCAAGGCGCTGTACGTCGGCGTCTCCAACTACTCCGCCGAGCAGACACGGGAAGCCGCGCGCATCCTCGGCGAACTGGGCACCCCGCTGCTGATCCACCAGCCGAAGTACTCGATGCTCGACCGCGGCCCGGAGGAACACGGCCTGCTCGACGCCCTCGGCGAACTCGGTGTCGGCTCGATCGCCTTCTCCCCGTTGGAGCAGGGCCTGCTGACGTCCCGCTACCTCGACGGCGTCCCGGACGGATCCCGGGCCGCGCGCGACGGATCCTCGCTGAACAGCGACCGGCTCACCGACGAACTGCTGACGCAGCTGCGCGATCTGAACGACATCGCGAAGTCGCGCGGGCAGAGCCTGGCTCAGCTTGCGCTCGCGTGGGTGTTGCGCGGAGGCCGGGTCACCTCCGCGCTCATCGGCGCCAGCAGCCCCGAGCAGTTGGAGGACAACGTCGCCGCAGTGCGGAACCTGGACTTCGACGCCGATGAGCTGGCGCGGATCGACGCGGTGATCAAGCGCTGA
- a CDS encoding LysR substrate-binding domain-containing protein yields MEIRQLQHFVSVAEEQHFTRAAARLMVSQSGLSASIRALERELQAPLFVRTTRTVTLTEAGRALLVEAERMLAQERAAREAVAAVQGVLRGTLTLGAEQCVAGVHVAGLLAAFRRLHPQVEIRLRQWGSAALAEQVAAGRLDMAFAYRTEEDPERLRSVSLTSEPMYVLCHPDHALAAAGAVVTPHELGGEVFVDFHPDWGPRRVTDAAFAALGVRRTVPLEVNDVHSLLDLVDEGLGVAVVPRHFRRKRASLVALPLKENGDVMYETAALLPTPEATSPAARALMGLLEEELRESKS; encoded by the coding sequence ATGGAGATACGCCAGCTTCAGCACTTCGTGTCGGTCGCCGAGGAGCAGCACTTCACCCGCGCGGCGGCGCGGCTGATGGTGTCCCAGTCGGGGCTGTCGGCCTCGATCCGGGCGCTGGAGCGGGAGTTGCAGGCGCCGCTGTTCGTGCGCACGACGCGCACGGTGACGCTCACCGAGGCCGGCCGCGCGCTGCTGGTGGAGGCCGAGCGGATGCTGGCGCAGGAGCGCGCGGCGCGGGAGGCGGTGGCCGCGGTGCAGGGCGTGCTGCGCGGGACGCTGACGCTGGGCGCCGAGCAGTGCGTCGCCGGGGTGCACGTGGCCGGGCTGCTCGCGGCCTTCCGGCGGCTGCACCCGCAGGTGGAGATCCGGTTGCGGCAGTGGGGGTCGGCGGCGCTGGCCGAGCAGGTCGCGGCGGGGCGCCTGGACATGGCCTTCGCGTATCGGACGGAGGAGGATCCGGAGCGGCTGCGGTCGGTGTCGCTGACCAGCGAGCCCATGTACGTGCTCTGCCATCCGGACCACGCCCTGGCCGCCGCCGGCGCCGTGGTGACGCCGCACGAGCTCGGCGGCGAGGTGTTCGTCGACTTCCACCCGGACTGGGGACCGCGCCGCGTGACGGACGCCGCGTTCGCCGCGCTGGGCGTGCGGCGGACGGTGCCGCTGGAGGTCAACGACGTGCACAGCTTGCTCGATCTGGTGGACGAAGGGCTCGGCGTAGCGGTCGTACCGCGGCACTTCCGGCGCAAGCGGGCCAGCCTGGTCGCGTTGCCGCTGAAGGAGAACGGCGACGTCATGTACGAGACCGCCGCGCTGCTTCCGACGCCGGAGGCGACCAGTCCGGCGGCGAGGGCGTTGATGGGCCTGC